The Anguilla rostrata isolate EN2019 chromosome 2, ASM1855537v3, whole genome shotgun sequence genome contains the following window.
AATGATTTCCAAATGAGcctgatttaaaacaaaacccCCTTCTGCTGAAAGACAGCATTCAACTGTTTAGACACGTTCACCGTCCTGCGTATGTTCAAATTCACCGGGATCAGAAATATCCTTAACAACCGTGAACAAAGTTCAgtatgcctgcgtgtgtgcatgtgtgtgtgtgtgtgtgttctgttaagTCATGTATCATGAGAAGTAATTTATAGTCTTGTGTCTTTAAACTTTGTGAACTATAGCTACTTGAACATAATTTTAATCTATAAGTCATTATGAGTACAATGGCAGATACGAAAGTCAAATAGCCAAATTTACATGATAGGAGAATACTGGAATTTTAACTGTAAAAttgtaatgaatacatttatttttaaaagccaattcattttgtgtgaaccattcattttcacagcacaTTAATCATAATGTAATATACCATGGGGATTCTACAGATTTCCCCCGTTCCTTCATATCAGAGTGTAACAGGATACAGACTAtggaatgcagtttattttcaaaaaagacTGTTAGTTTCCCCGTCGAACAacgtttcattacatttttggtTATCAGTGGTGGCTTTGTCCAAAACGTTTCTCAAACTTTCCAACGTCAACAGTTTTCTTGTCGTCTGCATGTttcacattacacattacaggcAGAGCTTATTGTCTAGATAGcagaaaatattactttataaACTTATGCGATAATGCAACCACTGAATTTAAAACCGATACAAACTGCAAAAGCCCTGACTTTCAATTTGTCAAAACTTAATGAACcatatttaacaaaacacatcAATAGATCAGAAGCATTAAAGTTTTGAAATATGAACAGCGAAGACCAGGGCAGACCACTTTTGTCTTACAAATTGTGACAATTTATAACTAATCAATAAAGAATGATTTCAACGAATCTGATTATGGTTCTGCGGACAACATTAAAAGCAGCCTGCGTTAGGAAAGCAGTGAAACAGAATGGCGGCATGTTACCTGGCAGCAGCGCGGTGGAGCTGCCGCTGGACTGCATGGGGATGCACAGGTCGTTGTCGATGGGGAACTTGTTGCACTGCAGCATGTCCGGCCAGGGGAACCCGTAGGCCTCCATGACGGGGGCGCAGCTGTTGCGCACCGCCTCGCAGAGCGACCGGCACGGGTAGATGGGCCGGTCCAGGCACACCGGCGCGAACAGGGAGCAGAGGAACACCTGCGTGTCGCCGTGGCAACGCTTGGCCAGGAGGGGCACCCAGCTGCCGGCCTGCTGCTTGACCTCGGGCATGGTCTCGTGGTCCAGCAGGTTGGGCAGCCGCATCCTCTTGTAGCCCACGTCGTGGCACAGGCGCAAGTCGGCCGGGATGTCCACGCACTGCGGCTGCTTGGCGTAGAAGCGCCCGTGGTGGACGTTGTCCGCCTGCCAGCTGTAGTAGTCGTACTCCTCCGCGGAGgtgaggaggagaaagaagagaaggaggaagggCCCGTGCGGTAGGGTCTGGCTCCTGTGTCTTGCCATTCCTTCTGGAAAGCTCTTTCGATTCGCAAAACAAAACTGCGGGGAAtcacgcaaaaaaaaagtttttaataaagtgaaagagaggggcTGTGGACAAAAGCTGTCTTTAGCTCCCTTCCAGTAAAGTTTCTGGTTGTCCTTACAGCCCTGAAGCCGGCTGGGGCTCCTTGCCTGTGTGCTGGGCTCTCAGATAGCTCTCTGGTAAAGCGTCCGGGAGCCTTAAACTGCTCTTCTCTGGCTCCTCTGAGGTGCACCTACTGTATAAAAAGCACTTGATGGCTGTGTCTACCAGCCTCCGGCCCCCTAGCAAGCCATCGTCCCAGCCCACCTCCCAGAGGCTTCCCCTCCACCTTCCACAGTCCCGCCTGAGCAAATCACAGAGCGGAGGTGGAGACTCTGCTATGTGAGACACTCCCACAGACCCCGCACCCCCCTGCCTGCAACCACTTCTTGAGTCAGTGACAGGCTTTCTTGGAACACAATGCGACTGGACTCTCTTTGCTCATTCTTTTCTATTTCTTTCTCACAGAGGCACACattctctcattcacacacacgcatacgcacatatgcaagcacgcacacacacacacacacaaacccacacacacagcacatgcacactctcatgcactcatacacactaaAATATACGTACACTTCACACACTCAtggctatacacacacacatatacacacacacaaacacgtaccaccaca
Protein-coding sequences here:
- the LOC135247433 gene encoding secreted frizzled-related protein 5-like, which produces MARHRSQTLPHGPFLLLFFLLLTSAEEYDYYSWQADNVHHGRFYAKQPQCVDIPADLRLCHDVGYKRMRLPNLLDHETMPEVKQQAGSWVPLLAKRCHGDTQVFLCSLFAPVCLDRPIYPCRSLCEAVRNSCAPVMEAYGFPWPDMLQCNKFPIDNDLCIPMQSSGSSTALLPASKACPPCDNELKADAIMEHFCASDFALKMKIKEVKKENGDRKLVAAQKKKKVLKMGTLKKKDLKKLVLYIKNGADCPCAQLDSLGSSFLIMGRKVDQQLLLTSIHKWEKKSKELKFAVKYMKSQQCPTFHTVFQ